In the Oncorhynchus gorbuscha isolate QuinsamMale2020 ecotype Even-year linkage group LG05, OgorEven_v1.0, whole genome shotgun sequence genome, one interval contains:
- the LOC124036167 gene encoding uncharacterized protein LOC124036167, producing MRFQMVLLTLSICFGAISSSPSMSNPPPSDLKRKTGCLKMSNCRCIMKDGSGVINLVAMADSDGFLGHLKPVPSENAPPNAEILLSFSPCQPFSEPEDLAGTDCTDVAACLSVRFYRNNRYISHYINYGRHEGNEFHYNKSLQTLSVSYSVLEYTQPLTVVHYRCSPNISTSFALHFNGDIPLQIWVESPCACPNACALGDVGPGTIFLIILSLSATAYFILGSCALRPFRAGSGVQIAPEESLWCMLCYMFTERRGGRRRRYISLREETL from the exons ATGAGGTTTCAAATGGTTCTCTTGACTTTATCCATCTGCTTTGGTGCCATTTCGTCGTCTCCCTCCATGTCCAACCCTCCGCCCTCGGACTTGAAGAGAAAGACAGGCTGTTTAAAAATGAGTAACTGTAGATGCATCATGAAGGACGGCTCAGGGGTGATAAACCTGGTAGCCATGGCAGATTCAGACGGATTCTTGGGACACCTAAAGCCTGTGCCCTCGGAGAACGCACCGCCAAATGCAGaaatcctcctctccttcagcccCTGTCAAccgttctctgagccagaggacCTCGCAGGGACAGACTGCACAGATGTGGCTGCCTGTTTGTCAGTCAG GTTTTACAGAAATAACAGATACATCAGTCATTACATAAACTATGGGAGACATGAGGGCAACGAATTCCATTACAACAAGAGCTTGCAGACACTGTCTGTTTCATATTCTG TCCTAGAGTACACCCAGCCCCTGACAGTAGTACACTACCGCTGTAGTCCCAACATATCCACTTCCTTCGCCCTACACTTTAATGGAGACATTCCCCTGCAAATCTGGGTGGAGAGTCCCTGTGCCTGTCCAAACGCCTGTGCCCTGGGGGACGTGGGTCCTGGCACCATCTTcctcatcatcctctccctcAGCGCCACTGCCTACTTTATCCTGG GGTCCTGTGCTCTGCGGCCATTCAGGGCAGGCAGTGGAGTGCAGATCGCTCCAGAGGAAAGTCTGTGGTGCATGCTCTGTTACATGTTCACTGAACgcagagggggtaggaggaggagataCATCTCCCTGCGAGAGGAAACCCTGTGA
- the fam102aa gene encoding protein FAM102A has translation MAFFVKKKKFKFQTHLTLEELTAVPFVNGVLFCKLRLLDGGDFVATSSRVEVQENCVRWKKRFTFLCKMSANPATGVLDPSICRVSVRKELKGGKTYSKLGFTDLNMAEFAGSGSAVRCCLLEGYNTKNTRQDNSILKVTIGMTLLSGDPCFKTPPSTAKSISISGQDHTLQLDCKGEGTGTPNRPPSLGRSMKPRPSVISSGLPEEPDQTQVASPGEVFQSGHSRNSSYASQLSKISGYSTEHSCSSSMSDLTHRRNTSTGSSTSGGLSVTVDTPPERESDICRPERPPRPPRPILPSNRPHRRKQDSVESHPSWVNDTRIDADDIVEKIVQSQNFGDISNTEDSNLRLFVSRDGTTSLNELQLGNRVSAGVYEPVVIESH, from the exons ATGGctttttttgtgaaaaagaaGAAATTCAAGTTTCAGACACATTTGACATTGGAGGAGCTGACCGCTGTGCCTTTTGTCAACGGAGTATTGTTCTGCAAGCTTCGATTGTTGGACGGTGGAGACTTTGTTGCAACTTCATCAAG AGTGGAGGTTCAGGAGAACTGTGTTCGATGGAAGAAGAGGTTCACCTTTTTGTGTAAAATGAGTGCCAACCCCGCAACTGGAGTGCTGGATCCCTCGATCTGTCGGGTTTCTGTGCGGAAG GAACTCAAAGGAGGAAAAACGTATTCAAAG CTGGGTTTTACTGACCTAAACATGGCCGAGTTCGCTGGCTCAGGCTCTGCGGTCCGCTGTTGTCTACTGGAGGGATACAACACCAAGAATACCAGACAGGACAACTCCATACTGAAG GTGACTATCGGGATGACCCTCCTCTCTGGAGATCCGTGCTTTAAAA CGCCCCCCAGCACAGCCAAGTCCATCTCGATCTCAGGCCAGGACCATACCCTGCAGCTAGACTGCAAGGGTGAGGGCACTGGAACCCCTAACCGTCCCCCATCTTTGGGCCGGTCCATGAAGCCCAGGCCCTCTGTCATCAGCTCAG GACTTCCAGAGGAGCCAGACCAGACCCAGGTGGCCAGCCCAGGAGAAGTGTTCCAGTCGGGCCACTCTCGCAACTCCAGCTACGCCAGCCAGCTGAGCAAGATCtcag GCTACAGCACCGAGCACTCCTGCTCCTCCAGTATGTCTGATCTCACACACCGGAGGAACACCTCCACAGGAAGCAGCACCTCTGGGGGCCTGAGTGTGACTGTAGACACCcccccagagagggagagcgacatCTGCCGGCCAGAGAGACCCCCTCGCCCCCCACGGCCCATCCTGCCATCCAACAGACCCCATAG GAGGAAGCAGGATTCTGTGGAGAGCCATCCCTCCTGGGTGAATGACACCCGCATCGATGCTGACGATATAGTTGAAAAGATCGTCCAGAGCCAGAACTTTGGTGACATAAGTAACACTGAAG ACAGTAACCTGCGACTGTTTGTCAGTAGAGACGGGACCACTTCCCTGAATGAGCTACAGCTTGGAAACAG GGTGTCCGCCGGTGTCTATGAGCCAGTTGTGATTGAGAGCCATTAG